The Echeneis naucrates chromosome 10, fEcheNa1.1, whole genome shotgun sequence genome has a window encoding:
- the LOC115049553 gene encoding heterogeneous nuclear ribonucleoprotein H isoform X1 has translation MADEGYVVRIRGLPWSCSVDEVQRFFSDCKIINNGGGIHFTYTREGRPSGEAFVELETEEDLKIAVKKDRETMGHRYVEVFKSNNVEMDWVMKHTGPNCPETAGDGLVRLRGLPFGCSKEEIVQFFSGLEIVPNGITLPVDIQGRSTGEAFVQFASQDIAEKALKKHKERIGHRYIEIFKSSRAEVRTHYEPQRKPMGMQRPGPYDRPSAGRGYNLMGRGGSYERMRRGGYGAGVSDARYGDGGSSFQSTTGHCVHMRGLPYRATETDIYNFFSPLNPVRVHIEIGPDGRVTGEADVEFATHEDAVAAMSKDKANMQHRYVELFLNSTAGGSNGAYGSQMMGGMGNQSSYSGGQLSSGYSGGYSSQGNMGGYSDYSECQLCYQDFFNPPNSTRVQYKPKKIQAGNQGGMGSSYYGGGGGGGSRGSMNGLGGGWGM, from the exons ATGGCTGATGAGGGATATGTAGTTCGCATTAGGGGCCTCCCTTGGTCCTGTTCAGTGGATGAAGTACAGAGATTTTTCTCAG ATTGTAAAATCATCAACAATGGCGGTGGCATCCACTTCACCTACACAAGAGAGGGGCGTCCCAGTGGGGAGGCATTTGTTGagctggagacagaggaagaccTGAAGATCGCagtgaagaaagacagagaaactaTGGGCCACCGATATGTGGAGG tttttaaatcaaacaacgTCGAGATGGACTGGGTCATGAAGCACACGGGTCCCAACTGtccagaaacagcaggagatgGGCTTGTCCGGCTCCGAGGCCTTCCCTTTGGTTGCAGCAAAGAGGAGATAGTACAGTTTTTCTCAG GGTTGGAAATCGTGCCAAATGGGATAACATTGCCGGTGGACATCCAGGGGAGGAGTACGGGGGAGGCCTTCGTGCAGTTTGCTTCACAGGATATAGCTGAAAAGGCTCTAAAGAAACACAAGGAAAGAATAGGGCACAG GTACATTGAGATCTTCAAGAGTAGCCGCGCTGAAGTGCGGACCCACTATGAACCCCAGCGGAAGCCCATGGGTATGCAGAGACCAGGCCCCTATGACCGGCCCTCTGCTGGTCGTGGCTACAACTTGATGGGCCGCGGGGGATCATATGAAAGAATGCGCCGTGGCGGCTATGGAGCAG GTGTATCGGATGCACGGTATGGAGATGGTGGCTCCTCCTTCCAGAGCACCACAGGCCACTGTGTCCACATGAGGGGCCTGCCATACAgagccacagagacagacatctACAAT TTCTTCTCACCATTGAATCCAGTACGGGTCCACATTGAGATTGGACCAGACGGCAGGGTAACTGGGGAGGCAGATGTAGAGTTTGCAACACACGAAGATGCTGTGGCAGCTATGTccaaagacaaagcaaacatgc agCACCGATACGTGGAGCTGTTTTTGAACTCAACAGCAGGCGGCAGTAACGGGGCCTATGGCAGCCAGATGATGGGTGGCATGG GAAACCAGTCATCTTACAGCGGAGGCCAGCTGAGCTCAGGGTACTCAGGTGGATACAGCAGCCAAGGAAACATGGGTGGCTATAGTGACTACAGTGAGTGTCAGCTCTGTTATCAGGATTTTTTCAACCCGCCAAACTCTACACGTGTTCAgtacaaaccaaaaaaaatacaagcag GTAACCAGGGCGGAATGGGAAGCAGTTACTACGgcggaggtggaggtggagggagtAGAGGCTCTATGAATGGACTGGGTGGGGGATGGGGaatgtag
- the LOC115049553 gene encoding heterogeneous nuclear ribonucleoprotein H isoform X3: protein MADEGYVVRIRGLPWSCSVDEVQRFFSDCKIINNGGGIHFTYTREGRPSGEAFVELETEEDLKIAVKKDRETMGHRYVEVFKSNNVEMDWVMKHTGPNCPETAGDGLVRLRGLPFGCSKEEIVQFFSGLEIVPNGITLPVDIQGRSTGEAFVQFASQDIAEKALKKHKERIGHRYIEIFKSSRAEVRTHYEPQRKPMGMQRPGPYDRPSAGRGYNLMGRGGSYERMRRGGYGAEHRYVELFLNSTAGGSNGAYGSQMMGGMGNQSSYSGGQLSSGYSGGYSSQGNMGGYSDYSECQLCYQDFFNPPNSTRVQYKPKKIQAGNQGGMGSSYYGGGGGGGSRGSMNGLGGGWGM from the exons ATGGCTGATGAGGGATATGTAGTTCGCATTAGGGGCCTCCCTTGGTCCTGTTCAGTGGATGAAGTACAGAGATTTTTCTCAG ATTGTAAAATCATCAACAATGGCGGTGGCATCCACTTCACCTACACAAGAGAGGGGCGTCCCAGTGGGGAGGCATTTGTTGagctggagacagaggaagaccTGAAGATCGCagtgaagaaagacagagaaactaTGGGCCACCGATATGTGGAGG tttttaaatcaaacaacgTCGAGATGGACTGGGTCATGAAGCACACGGGTCCCAACTGtccagaaacagcaggagatgGGCTTGTCCGGCTCCGAGGCCTTCCCTTTGGTTGCAGCAAAGAGGAGATAGTACAGTTTTTCTCAG GGTTGGAAATCGTGCCAAATGGGATAACATTGCCGGTGGACATCCAGGGGAGGAGTACGGGGGAGGCCTTCGTGCAGTTTGCTTCACAGGATATAGCTGAAAAGGCTCTAAAGAAACACAAGGAAAGAATAGGGCACAG GTACATTGAGATCTTCAAGAGTAGCCGCGCTGAAGTGCGGACCCACTATGAACCCCAGCGGAAGCCCATGGGTATGCAGAGACCAGGCCCCTATGACCGGCCCTCTGCTGGTCGTGGCTACAACTTGATGGGCCGCGGGGGATCATATGAAAGAATGCGCCGTGGCGGCTATGGAGCAG agCACCGATACGTGGAGCTGTTTTTGAACTCAACAGCAGGCGGCAGTAACGGGGCCTATGGCAGCCAGATGATGGGTGGCATGG GAAACCAGTCATCTTACAGCGGAGGCCAGCTGAGCTCAGGGTACTCAGGTGGATACAGCAGCCAAGGAAACATGGGTGGCTATAGTGACTACAGTGAGTGTCAGCTCTGTTATCAGGATTTTTTCAACCCGCCAAACTCTACACGTGTTCAgtacaaaccaaaaaaaatacaagcag GTAACCAGGGCGGAATGGGAAGCAGTTACTACGgcggaggtggaggtggagggagtAGAGGCTCTATGAATGGACTGGGTGGGGGATGGGGaatgtag
- the hbegfa gene encoding heparin-binding EGF-like growth factor a, which translates to MRTFGVVLLLVHALVVVRPANGAAVDRYEGDRQQHTAVINFMDTTKDRTAEDESGSVVATTAEYGQDSEEDEYEDEYYYEDEYEDSMSGDYELPRVAMSSKPKDPSAILEAESTEGKRRRGKGRKRAKGKGKKRNPCLKKYKNFCIHGTCQYLRDIRAPSCVCHPSYSGERCEFITLPVQSREGYNRTTALAVVAVVLSSVCLTIIGLLLMLRFHKRGAYDVENEEKVKLGLASNH; encoded by the exons ATGAGGACTTTCGGTGTTGTGCTCCTGCTGGTTCACGCCTTGG TGGTGGTCAGACCAGCCAACGGCGCCGCAGTTGACAGGTATGAGGgggacagacagcagcacacagctgtCATCAACTTTATGGATACAACCAAAGACAGGACAGCAGAGGATGAGAGCGGAAGCGTGGTCGCAACAACAGCGGAGTATGGCCAGGACAGTGAGGAAGATGAGTATGAAGATGAATACTACTATGAAGACGAGTATGAAGACAGCATGTCTGGAGACTACGAACTGCCACGAG tTGCCATGTCGAGCAAACCCAAAGACCCGTCTGCTATCCTGGAGGCTGAAAGCACTgaggggaagagaaggaggggaaagggaagaaagagggCAAAGGGcaaggggaagaagaggaatcCCTGCCTGAAGAAGTACAAGAATTTCTGCATTCACGGCACCTGCCAGTACCTGAGGGACATCCGCGCCCCatcttgtgt CTGCCACCCGAGCTACTCTGGTGAAAGGTGCGAGTTCATCACGCTGCCTGTGCAATCCCGTGAGGGCTACAACCGGACCACAGCTCTGGCCGTGGTGGCGGTGGTGCTGTCGTCTGTCTGCCTCACCATCATAGGCCTTCTATTAATGCTGAG GTTTCACAAGCGGGGAGCGTATGATGTAGAGAATGAAGAGAAGGTCAAACTAGGGTTAGCGTCCAACCACTGA
- the LOC115049553 gene encoding heterogeneous nuclear ribonucleoprotein H isoform X2: MADEGYVVRIRGLPWSCSVDEVQRFFSDCKIINNGGGIHFTYTREGRPSGEAFVELETEEDLKIAVKKDRETMGHRYVEVFKSNNVEMDWVMKHTGPNCPETAGDGLVRLRGLPFGCSKEEIVQFFSGLEIVPNGITLPVDIQGRSTGEAFVQFASQDIAEKALKKHKERIGHRYIEIFKSSRAEVRTHYEPQRKPMGMQRPGPYDRPSAGRGYNLMGRGGSYERMRRGGYGAGVSDARYGDGGSSFQSTTGHCVHMRGLPYRATETDIYNFFSPLNPVRVHIEIGPDGRVTGEADVEFATHEDAVAAMSKDKANMQHRYVELFLNSTAGGSNGAYGSQMMGGMGNQSSYSGGQLSSGYSGGYSSQGNMGGYSDYSNQGGMGSSYYGGGGGGGSRGSMNGLGGGWGM; this comes from the exons ATGGCTGATGAGGGATATGTAGTTCGCATTAGGGGCCTCCCTTGGTCCTGTTCAGTGGATGAAGTACAGAGATTTTTCTCAG ATTGTAAAATCATCAACAATGGCGGTGGCATCCACTTCACCTACACAAGAGAGGGGCGTCCCAGTGGGGAGGCATTTGTTGagctggagacagaggaagaccTGAAGATCGCagtgaagaaagacagagaaactaTGGGCCACCGATATGTGGAGG tttttaaatcaaacaacgTCGAGATGGACTGGGTCATGAAGCACACGGGTCCCAACTGtccagaaacagcaggagatgGGCTTGTCCGGCTCCGAGGCCTTCCCTTTGGTTGCAGCAAAGAGGAGATAGTACAGTTTTTCTCAG GGTTGGAAATCGTGCCAAATGGGATAACATTGCCGGTGGACATCCAGGGGAGGAGTACGGGGGAGGCCTTCGTGCAGTTTGCTTCACAGGATATAGCTGAAAAGGCTCTAAAGAAACACAAGGAAAGAATAGGGCACAG GTACATTGAGATCTTCAAGAGTAGCCGCGCTGAAGTGCGGACCCACTATGAACCCCAGCGGAAGCCCATGGGTATGCAGAGACCAGGCCCCTATGACCGGCCCTCTGCTGGTCGTGGCTACAACTTGATGGGCCGCGGGGGATCATATGAAAGAATGCGCCGTGGCGGCTATGGAGCAG GTGTATCGGATGCACGGTATGGAGATGGTGGCTCCTCCTTCCAGAGCACCACAGGCCACTGTGTCCACATGAGGGGCCTGCCATACAgagccacagagacagacatctACAAT TTCTTCTCACCATTGAATCCAGTACGGGTCCACATTGAGATTGGACCAGACGGCAGGGTAACTGGGGAGGCAGATGTAGAGTTTGCAACACACGAAGATGCTGTGGCAGCTATGTccaaagacaaagcaaacatgc agCACCGATACGTGGAGCTGTTTTTGAACTCAACAGCAGGCGGCAGTAACGGGGCCTATGGCAGCCAGATGATGGGTGGCATGG GAAACCAGTCATCTTACAGCGGAGGCCAGCTGAGCTCAGGGTACTCAGGTGGATACAGCAGCCAAGGAAACATGGGTGGCTATAGTGACTACA GTAACCAGGGCGGAATGGGAAGCAGTTACTACGgcggaggtggaggtggagggagtAGAGGCTCTATGAATGGACTGGGTGGGGGATGGGGaatgtag
- the rufy1 gene encoding RUN and FYVE domain-containing protein 1 — MADEAGEVNTAVRESDPRPPADESRESKARTDGESSDSDGQGRAQEPAPVPAPAAPENTWSAPILSLARKATETISSGVIYAAGPRKSSQGSAVSSPTEKGPENDLPVLLLKDPMAIERSNLLSMMKLSIKVLIQSSLSLGRTLDSDYPPLQQFFVVLEHCLKHGLKAKKSFIGQNKSIWGPLELVEKLCPESINIATSARDLPSIKTGLGRARAWLHLALMQKKVADYMKALLDRKDLLSEFYDSGALMMEDEGAVMGGLLVGLNVIDANLCIKGEDLDSQVGVIDFSLYLKDPANSENPKDDAKMTAILDQKHYIEELNRHLSGTVADLQAKMDSLEKTNSKLVEELTAATDRINSLQEEQEQLRKDNELIMQSSQKKEEAALQDSQVELETYKQTRQGLDEMYNVVWKQYKEEKRIRQELERELEMQVGLKQEMEVAMRLLEKDTHEKQDTLAALRLQLDQVKTLNLQMFHKAQDSQRESEKKQAEALQLEQKMDEMEKVMKELEHRLQNSEQERKQSDQSDKDMKVELEGKVDALQKQLTDLDTLRLGLENELRTEREQRQSLQKALQREQDNSIELRTQLQQLQGLHTELQDLKQEKQQLQQMCEQQEQALQEMGLHLSQSKLKMEDFKEVNKALKGHAWLKDDEATQCKQCQKEFSISRRKHHCRNCGDIYCNSCSSNELALPSYPRPVRVCDMCHSLLLQRSSSTAS; from the exons ATGGCAGACGAGGCTGGGGAAGTAAACACAGCTGTTAGGGAGAGCGACCCGAGACCACCGGCCGATGAGTCCCGGGAGTCGAAGGCGAGGACGGACGGTGAGTCCAGCGACAGCGACGGGCAGGGCCGGGCCCAGGAGCCGGCACCGGTTCCGGCCCCGGCCGCCCCAGAGAACACCTGGTCGGCCCCCATCCTGTCTTTGGCTCGGAAGGCCACGGAGACAATTAGCAGCGGGGTGATCTACGCTGCTGGCCCCAGGAAGAGCTCACAAGGGTCCGCTGTCAGCTCCCCCACGGAGAAGGGGCCCGAAAATGACCTCCCAG TTTTGCTCCTGAAAGACCCCATGGCTATAGAAAGGTCTAACCTCCTCAGCATGATGAAGCTGAGCATCAAAGTTTTAATTCAGTCCTCCCTGAGTCTGGGTAGGACGCTGGACTCAGACTACCCGCCTCTGCAGCAATTCTTTGTTGTCCTGGAGCATTGCCTCAAACATGGGCTGAAAG ccaagAAATCCTTCATTGGTCAGAATAAATCCATATGGGGACCTTTGGAACTGGTTGAGAAATTGTGTCCTGAGTCCATTAACATTGCCACAAGTGCCAGAGACCTGCCCAGCATCAA GACTGGTTTGGGTAGAGCAAGGGCTTGGCTTCATTTGGCACTCATGCAGAAGAAAGTAGCTGACTATATGAAAGCTTTACTGGACCGCAAGGACCTCCTGAG TGAGTTTTATGACTCTGGAGCATTGATGATGGAGGACGAGGGGGCGGTGATGGGGGGACTGCTGGTGGGCCTCAATGTAATTGATGCAAATCTTTGTATTAAAGGAGAGGATCTCGATTCTCAG GTAGGAGTCATTGACTTCTCCCTCTACCTGAAAGATCCTGCCAACAGCGAGAATCCAAAAGA TGATGCCAAGATGACAGCCATATTAGATCAGAAACACTATATTGAGGAGCTAAATCGTCACCTCAGTGGCACCGTGGCTGACCTTCAGGCTAAGATGGACTCTCTAGAGAAGACCAACAGCAAACTTGTGGAGGAG ctAACAGCAGCGACTGACAGAATCAACTCCCTGCAGGAAGAGCAGGAGCAGCTGAGAAAAGATAACGAGTTGATCATGCAGTCCAGTCAGAAAAAGGAAGAG GCAGCTCTTCAAGACAGCCAAGTGGAGCTGGAGACATACAAACAGACTCGACAGGGGCTTGATGAGATGTACAATGTTGTGTGGAAGCAGTACAAGGAGGAAAAGCGCATTCGCCAG GAGCTGGAGCGTGAATTGGAGATGCAGGTGGGATTAAAGCAGGAGATGGAGGTGGCTATGAGGTTACTGGAGAAGGACACGCATGAGAAACAGGACACATTGGCAGCTCTGCGTCTCCAGCTCGACCAAGTCAAGACTCTCAACCTGCAAATGTTCCACAAAGCTCAG GACTCACAACGGGAGTCAGAAAAAAAGCAAGCAGAGGCTCTGCAGCTTgagcagaagatggatgaaatggaaaaagtcaTGAAGGAACTGGAACACAG ACTACAGAACTCAGAACAGGAGCGCAAGCAGAGCGACCAGTCGGACAAAGACATGAAGGTGGAGCTGGAAGGAAAAGTGGATGCTTTGCAGAAACAACTGACTGACTTGGATACACTAAG ACTAGGTTTGGAGAATGAACTGCGCACTGAAAGGGAGCAGAGACAAAGTCTGCAAAAAGCTCTTCAGAGAGAGCAGGACAACAGCATCGAGCTCcgcacacagctgcagcaactCCAGGGCCTGCACACG GAGCTGCAGGATCTGAAGCAGGAGAAGCAACAGTTGCAGCAGATGTGTGAGCAACAGGAACAAGCTCTACAGGAGATGGGACTACATCTCAGCCA GTCTAAACTCAAGATGGAGGACTTCAAGGAGGTTAACAAAGCCCTGAAG GGCCATGCTTGGCTGAAAGATGATGAAGCCACTCAGTGCAAACAATGCCAGAAAGAGTTCTCCATCTCCCGCAGAAAG CACCACTGCAGGAACTGTGGCGACATCTACTGCAACAGTTGCTCGAGCAACGAGCTGGCCTTGCCTTCCTACCCTCGGCCTGTGCGGGTGTGTGACATGTGCCACTCCCTCCTGCTGCAGAGAAGCTCCTCCACAGCTTCCTGA